In the Phaseolus vulgaris cultivar G19833 chromosome 7, P. vulgaris v2.0, whole genome shotgun sequence genome, one interval contains:
- the LOC137828120 gene encoding protein-tyrosine-phosphatase PTP1: protein MDGNPITTSSSASPPVNFNFSPDNPSPLTLTADQVSHCAQALNLLKEKLHAPHTITREFAHLQANRITPSEMRRRCTVALDAVNLSKNRYTDVLPFDSNRVALKSSTDYRPAAQGYINASLVSTSSPGNVSQFVATQGPLPHTYEDFWEMIIQYHCPAIIMLTRLVDNYKMVKCGDYFQAEDGPREVGNISVIGKWVNTTETSLVLRLLEVNHREVEDAPISVLHIQYPEWPDHGVPKDTLAVREILKRLYHLPPNLGPIVVHCSAGIGRTGTYCTIHNTIQRILAGDMSAVDIANTVAVFRAQRIGMVQTQDQYIFCYKAIIDELEDLVSQQ, encoded by the exons ATGGACGGCAACCCCATCACCACTTCTTCCTCCGCATCACCTCCCGTGAATTTCAATTTCTCCCCCGATAACCCCTCCCCACTCACCCTCACTGCGGATCAGGTCAGCCACTGCGCCCAAGCCCTCAACCTTTTGAAGGAAAAACTCCACGCTCCTCACACCATCACTCGGGAGTTCGCACACTTGCAG GCAAACAGAATAACGCCGAGTGAGATGAGGAGAAGATGCACCGTCGCTCTTGACGCCGTCAATTTGAGCAAAAACCGATACACGGACGTTTTGCCAT TTGACAGTAACAGGGTTGCTCTCAAATCGAGTACAGATTATAGACCTGCAGCACAGGGGTATATCAATGCAAGCTTGGTCTCG ACCTCCTCCCCTGGAAACGTGTCACAGTTTGTAGCCACACAAGGTCCACTTCCACATACTTATGAAGATTTCTGGGAGATGATTATCCAATATCACTGCCCTGCAATTATCATGCTTACAAGGTTGGTGGATAATTATAAG ATGGTAAAGTGTGGAGATTATTTTCAAGCGGAGGACGGACCTAGAGAAGTTGGTAATATTTCTGTTATTGGTAAATGGGTGAACACTACCGAAACTTCATTGGTGCTGCGCCTTTTAGAGGTGAACCATAGAGAG GTAGAAGATGCTCCGATATCTGTTTTGCATATTCAGTATCCTGAATGGCCTGACCACGGAGTTCCCAAAGATACATTAGCTGTGCGTGAAATTTTGAAAAGATTATACCATTTACCACCAAACCTTGGTCCAATAGTGGTTCACTGCAG TGCAGGTATTGGTAGAACTGGAACATACTGCACAATTCACAACACAATTCAGAGAATACTTGCTGGTGATATGTCTGCTGTAGATATTGCTAACACAGTAGCTGTGTTCAGGGCCCAGCGTATTGGAATGGTTCAGACCCAG GATCAGTACATTTTCTGCTATAAAGCTATCATAGATGAACTGGAAGACCTTGTATCTCAGCAGTAG
- the LOC137827772 gene encoding protein PSK SIMULATOR 1 isoform X1, which yields MGGICSRSWKGTVDGVAVDNALSGSSRYANGHGNSEPGMAYQSIGPPRSVDSNSNVLPDDDDLDKLQRESFSFTGLENVSYGSMADDINDGIPRLSRALSHKSKSKQAAVKVSEVSSLLGRAGTAGLGKAVEVLDTLGSSMTNLNLSSGFTSGVSTKGNKISILAFEVANTIVKGANLMQSLSKENIRHLKEVVLPSEGVKNLISRDMDELLRIAAADKREELKIFSGEVVRFGNRCKDPQWHNLDRYFEKLGSELTPQKQLKEEAEMVMQQLMTFVQYTAELYHELHALDRFDQDYQRKLQEEDNSNATQRGDSLAILRAELKSQKKHVRNLKKKSLWSKILEEVMEKLVDIVHFLYLEIHEAFGSSDTDKQGKDSQSNHKNLGSAGLALHYANIITQIDTLVSRSSSVPPNTRDALYQGLPPNVKSALRSRLQSFQVKEELTVPQIKAEMEKILQWLVPIAANTTKAHHGFGWVGEWANTGLYRSEVNRKPAGQTDLLRIETLHHADKDKTETYILELVIWLHHLVSQVRVGNGGIRSPVKSPIRSPTHKTGQLFTHKACSSPMLTVEDQQMLRDVGKRKLTPGISKSQEFDTAKTKLSKHHRLSKSSSHSPISEGKNIDKSVPVIDFDIDRMKALDVIDRVDNIGS from the exons ATGGGTGGTATTTGCTCGAGGTCATGGAAAGGTACTGTTGATGGGGTAGCTGTGGATAATGCACTTAGTGGAAGCTCGAGGTATGCTAATGGTCATGGTAATAGTGAACCTGGAATGGCTTATCAGTCTATTGGACCTCCCAGAAGTGTAGATAGCAATTCAAATGTGCTTCCTGATGATGATGACTTGGATAAACTTCAACGAGAGTCATTTTCGTTTACTGGATTGGAAAATGTTTCGTATGGGTCAATGGCAGATGATATCAATGATGGGATTCCTCGCCTGTCCAGGGCTTTATCACATAAATCCAAGTCCAAGCAAGCTGCTGTTA AGGTATCAGAAGTGAGTTCACTTTTAGGCAGGGCTGGTACAGCTGGGCTTGGCAAGGCAGTAGAAGTTTTGGACACACTAGGTAGTAGTATGACAAATTTGAATCTCAGTAGTGGTTTTACATCAGGTGTGTCAAcaaaaggaaataaaatttcaattttggCCTTCGAAGTTGCGAACACAATTGTTAAGGGTGCCAATCTGATGCAATCTCTTTCAAAAGAGAACATCAGACATTTAAAAGAGGTAGTTCTACCATCTGAAGGAGTGAAAAATTTGATATCCAGAGATATGGATGAACTCCTTAGAATCGCTGCAGCAGACAAGAG AGaagaattgaaaatattttctgGAGAAGTTGTGCGTTTTGGAAATCGTTGTAAAGATCCTCAGTGGCACAATCTGGATCGCTATTTTGAGAA GTTAGGTTCAGAGCTTACACCAcaaaaacaattgaaagaggAGGCAGAAATGGTGATGCAACAACTAATGACCTTTGTTCAATATACAGCT GAATTATATCATGAATTGCATGCCTTAGATAGATTTGATCAAGATTATCAGCGCAAGCTTCAAGAAGAGGACAATTCAAATGCCACACAAAGAG GAGACAGCCTTGCAATTTTAAGAGCAGAACTGAAGAGTCAAAAGAAGCATGTAAGAAATCTGAAGAAAAAATCATTATGGTCTAAGATTTTGGAAGAG GTGATGGAAAAACTTGTAGACATCGTCCATTTTCTATACTTAGAGATCCATGAAGCATTTGGTAGTTCTG ATACTGATAAGCAAGGGAAAGATTCTCAAAGCAACCATAAGAATTTGGGATCTGCAGGTCTTGCTTTGCATTATGCGAACATTATCACTCAAATTGACACTCTT GTGTCTAGATCAAGTTCTGTGCCTCCTAATACAAGGGATGCCTTATATCAGGGGCTTCCGCCTAATGTAAAATCAGCATTGCGCTCAAGGTTACAATCATTTCAGGTTAAAGAAGAG CTTACTGTCCCACAAATCAAAGCTGAAATGGAGAAAATATTGCAGTGGCTTGTCCCTATTGCCGCCAACACAACAAA AGCTCATCATGGCTTTGGATGGGTTGGAGAATGGGCAAATACTGG TTTGTATAGGTCTGAGGTCAACCGTAAACCTGCTGGCCAGACCGATTTGTTGAGAATTGAAACACTACACCATGCTGATAAAGACAAAACAGAAACCTATATACTTGAACTTGTTATCTGGCTTCATCATCTTGTCAGCCAAGTAAGAGTTGGAAATGGTGGAATAAGGTCCCCAGTTAAATCACCAATCCGTTCTCCTACCCACAAGACAGGGCAGTTATTTACACATAAAGCCTGTTCTTCCCCCATGCTAACAGTTGAAGATCAACAAATGCTTCGGGATGTCGGCAAGAGGAAGCTAACACCAGGCATTAGTAAGAGCCAGGAATTTGACACTGCCAAGACCAAGTTGAGCAAACACCATAGGCTAAGCAAGAGTAGTAGTCACTCCCCAATCAGTGAAGGCAAAAATATTGATAAATCTGTTCCTGTCATTGACTTTGATATTGACCGAATGAAGGCCTTGGATGTGATTGATAGGGTGGATAACATTGGAAGTTGA
- the LOC137827772 gene encoding protein PSK SIMULATOR 1 isoform X2, translated as MGGICSRSWKGTVDGVAVDNALSGSSRYANGHGNSEPGMAYQSIGPPRSVDSNSNVLPDDDDLDKLQRESFSFTGLENVSYGSMADDINDGIPRLSRALSHKSKSKQAAVKVSEVSSLLGRAGTAGLGKAVEVLDTLGSSMTNLNLSSGFTSGVSTKGNKISILAFEVANTIVKGANLMQSLSKENIRHLKEVVLPSEGVKNLISRDMDELLRIAAADKREELKIFSGEVVRFGNRCKDPQWHNLDRYFEKLGSELTPQKQLKEEAEMVMQQLMTFVQYTAELYHELHALDRFDQDYQRKLQEEDNSNATQRGDSLAILRAELKSQKKHVRNLKKKSLWSKILEEVMEKLVDIVHFLYLEIHEAFGSSDTDKQGKDSQSNHKNLGSAGLALHYANIITQIDTLVSRSSSVPPNTRDALYQGLPPNVKSALRSRLQSFQVKEELTVPQIKAEMEKILQWLVPIAANTTKAHHGFGWVGEWANTGSEVNRKPAGQTDLLRIETLHHADKDKTETYILELVIWLHHLVSQVRVGNGGIRSPVKSPIRSPTHKTGQLFTHKACSSPMLTVEDQQMLRDVGKRKLTPGISKSQEFDTAKTKLSKHHRLSKSSSHSPISEGKNIDKSVPVIDFDIDRMKALDVIDRVDNIGS; from the exons ATGGGTGGTATTTGCTCGAGGTCATGGAAAGGTACTGTTGATGGGGTAGCTGTGGATAATGCACTTAGTGGAAGCTCGAGGTATGCTAATGGTCATGGTAATAGTGAACCTGGAATGGCTTATCAGTCTATTGGACCTCCCAGAAGTGTAGATAGCAATTCAAATGTGCTTCCTGATGATGATGACTTGGATAAACTTCAACGAGAGTCATTTTCGTTTACTGGATTGGAAAATGTTTCGTATGGGTCAATGGCAGATGATATCAATGATGGGATTCCTCGCCTGTCCAGGGCTTTATCACATAAATCCAAGTCCAAGCAAGCTGCTGTTA AGGTATCAGAAGTGAGTTCACTTTTAGGCAGGGCTGGTACAGCTGGGCTTGGCAAGGCAGTAGAAGTTTTGGACACACTAGGTAGTAGTATGACAAATTTGAATCTCAGTAGTGGTTTTACATCAGGTGTGTCAAcaaaaggaaataaaatttcaattttggCCTTCGAAGTTGCGAACACAATTGTTAAGGGTGCCAATCTGATGCAATCTCTTTCAAAAGAGAACATCAGACATTTAAAAGAGGTAGTTCTACCATCTGAAGGAGTGAAAAATTTGATATCCAGAGATATGGATGAACTCCTTAGAATCGCTGCAGCAGACAAGAG AGaagaattgaaaatattttctgGAGAAGTTGTGCGTTTTGGAAATCGTTGTAAAGATCCTCAGTGGCACAATCTGGATCGCTATTTTGAGAA GTTAGGTTCAGAGCTTACACCAcaaaaacaattgaaagaggAGGCAGAAATGGTGATGCAACAACTAATGACCTTTGTTCAATATACAGCT GAATTATATCATGAATTGCATGCCTTAGATAGATTTGATCAAGATTATCAGCGCAAGCTTCAAGAAGAGGACAATTCAAATGCCACACAAAGAG GAGACAGCCTTGCAATTTTAAGAGCAGAACTGAAGAGTCAAAAGAAGCATGTAAGAAATCTGAAGAAAAAATCATTATGGTCTAAGATTTTGGAAGAG GTGATGGAAAAACTTGTAGACATCGTCCATTTTCTATACTTAGAGATCCATGAAGCATTTGGTAGTTCTG ATACTGATAAGCAAGGGAAAGATTCTCAAAGCAACCATAAGAATTTGGGATCTGCAGGTCTTGCTTTGCATTATGCGAACATTATCACTCAAATTGACACTCTT GTGTCTAGATCAAGTTCTGTGCCTCCTAATACAAGGGATGCCTTATATCAGGGGCTTCCGCCTAATGTAAAATCAGCATTGCGCTCAAGGTTACAATCATTTCAGGTTAAAGAAGAG CTTACTGTCCCACAAATCAAAGCTGAAATGGAGAAAATATTGCAGTGGCTTGTCCCTATTGCCGCCAACACAACAAA AGCTCATCATGGCTTTGGATGGGTTGGAGAATGGGCAAATACTGG GTCTGAGGTCAACCGTAAACCTGCTGGCCAGACCGATTTGTTGAGAATTGAAACACTACACCATGCTGATAAAGACAAAACAGAAACCTATATACTTGAACTTGTTATCTGGCTTCATCATCTTGTCAGCCAAGTAAGAGTTGGAAATGGTGGAATAAGGTCCCCAGTTAAATCACCAATCCGTTCTCCTACCCACAAGACAGGGCAGTTATTTACACATAAAGCCTGTTCTTCCCCCATGCTAACAGTTGAAGATCAACAAATGCTTCGGGATGTCGGCAAGAGGAAGCTAACACCAGGCATTAGTAAGAGCCAGGAATTTGACACTGCCAAGACCAAGTTGAGCAAACACCATAGGCTAAGCAAGAGTAGTAGTCACTCCCCAATCAGTGAAGGCAAAAATATTGATAAATCTGTTCCTGTCATTGACTTTGATATTGACCGAATGAAGGCCTTGGATGTGATTGATAGGGTGGATAACATTGGAAGTTGA
- the LOC137827772 gene encoding protein PSK SIMULATOR 1 isoform X3 — MVSEVSSLLGRAGTAGLGKAVEVLDTLGSSMTNLNLSSGFTSGVSTKGNKISILAFEVANTIVKGANLMQSLSKENIRHLKEVVLPSEGVKNLISRDMDELLRIAAADKREELKIFSGEVVRFGNRCKDPQWHNLDRYFEKLGSELTPQKQLKEEAEMVMQQLMTFVQYTAELYHELHALDRFDQDYQRKLQEEDNSNATQRGDSLAILRAELKSQKKHVRNLKKKSLWSKILEEVMEKLVDIVHFLYLEIHEAFGSSDTDKQGKDSQSNHKNLGSAGLALHYANIITQIDTLVSRSSSVPPNTRDALYQGLPPNVKSALRSRLQSFQVKEELTVPQIKAEMEKILQWLVPIAANTTKAHHGFGWVGEWANTGLYRSEVNRKPAGQTDLLRIETLHHADKDKTETYILELVIWLHHLVSQVRVGNGGIRSPVKSPIRSPTHKTGQLFTHKACSSPMLTVEDQQMLRDVGKRKLTPGISKSQEFDTAKTKLSKHHRLSKSSSHSPISEGKNIDKSVPVIDFDIDRMKALDVIDRVDNIGS, encoded by the exons ATG GTATCAGAAGTGAGTTCACTTTTAGGCAGGGCTGGTACAGCTGGGCTTGGCAAGGCAGTAGAAGTTTTGGACACACTAGGTAGTAGTATGACAAATTTGAATCTCAGTAGTGGTTTTACATCAGGTGTGTCAAcaaaaggaaataaaatttcaattttggCCTTCGAAGTTGCGAACACAATTGTTAAGGGTGCCAATCTGATGCAATCTCTTTCAAAAGAGAACATCAGACATTTAAAAGAGGTAGTTCTACCATCTGAAGGAGTGAAAAATTTGATATCCAGAGATATGGATGAACTCCTTAGAATCGCTGCAGCAGACAAGAG AGaagaattgaaaatattttctgGAGAAGTTGTGCGTTTTGGAAATCGTTGTAAAGATCCTCAGTGGCACAATCTGGATCGCTATTTTGAGAA GTTAGGTTCAGAGCTTACACCAcaaaaacaattgaaagaggAGGCAGAAATGGTGATGCAACAACTAATGACCTTTGTTCAATATACAGCT GAATTATATCATGAATTGCATGCCTTAGATAGATTTGATCAAGATTATCAGCGCAAGCTTCAAGAAGAGGACAATTCAAATGCCACACAAAGAG GAGACAGCCTTGCAATTTTAAGAGCAGAACTGAAGAGTCAAAAGAAGCATGTAAGAAATCTGAAGAAAAAATCATTATGGTCTAAGATTTTGGAAGAG GTGATGGAAAAACTTGTAGACATCGTCCATTTTCTATACTTAGAGATCCATGAAGCATTTGGTAGTTCTG ATACTGATAAGCAAGGGAAAGATTCTCAAAGCAACCATAAGAATTTGGGATCTGCAGGTCTTGCTTTGCATTATGCGAACATTATCACTCAAATTGACACTCTT GTGTCTAGATCAAGTTCTGTGCCTCCTAATACAAGGGATGCCTTATATCAGGGGCTTCCGCCTAATGTAAAATCAGCATTGCGCTCAAGGTTACAATCATTTCAGGTTAAAGAAGAG CTTACTGTCCCACAAATCAAAGCTGAAATGGAGAAAATATTGCAGTGGCTTGTCCCTATTGCCGCCAACACAACAAA AGCTCATCATGGCTTTGGATGGGTTGGAGAATGGGCAAATACTGG TTTGTATAGGTCTGAGGTCAACCGTAAACCTGCTGGCCAGACCGATTTGTTGAGAATTGAAACACTACACCATGCTGATAAAGACAAAACAGAAACCTATATACTTGAACTTGTTATCTGGCTTCATCATCTTGTCAGCCAAGTAAGAGTTGGAAATGGTGGAATAAGGTCCCCAGTTAAATCACCAATCCGTTCTCCTACCCACAAGACAGGGCAGTTATTTACACATAAAGCCTGTTCTTCCCCCATGCTAACAGTTGAAGATCAACAAATGCTTCGGGATGTCGGCAAGAGGAAGCTAACACCAGGCATTAGTAAGAGCCAGGAATTTGACACTGCCAAGACCAAGTTGAGCAAACACCATAGGCTAAGCAAGAGTAGTAGTCACTCCCCAATCAGTGAAGGCAAAAATATTGATAAATCTGTTCCTGTCATTGACTTTGATATTGACCGAATGAAGGCCTTGGATGTGATTGATAGGGTGGATAACATTGGAAGTTGA